One Chloroflexota bacterium genomic window carries:
- a CDS encoding MFS transporter, translated as MQDKAYQRIINAWCMYDWANSAFATTIMAAVLPTFYGAVAGADLPGNLATVYWGYTSSIALLIAAVLAPVLGAAADYLGAKKRFLAVFALFGIFFTSLLVLVSKGDWLLASVLYILGEIGFSGSIVFYDSLLPHIARPEDIDYVSSKGYAMGYLGGGILLAVNIVMILFWDKLGLPSQEMASRLSFLSVGIWWAVFSIPILRIVPEPPVRGVSGTRVNPFRAAFQRLGHTFRDIRRYKELTKFIIAFWLYNDGIGTIIKMATIYGTEIGIGQASLIGALLLTQFVGIPFSLLFGKLPKFIGTKRSIYLALGVYTLISIAGYFMTSAWQFWVLAGMVGLVQGGSQALSRSLFGVMVPKAKSAEFYGFYDVSSKFAGIAGPALFALVGQLTGTSRLSIISLIIFFVVGGLLLTLVDEKEGIRVAQEADAMALT; from the coding sequence ATGCAGGACAAGGCGTATCAACGCATCATCAATGCCTGGTGCATGTACGACTGGGCGAACTCGGCTTTCGCCACGACGATCATGGCGGCGGTGTTGCCCACTTTCTATGGCGCGGTGGCCGGTGCGGATTTGCCGGGCAACTTGGCCACGGTCTATTGGGGCTATACTTCTTCGATTGCGCTGTTGATTGCCGCTGTTTTGGCCCCAGTTCTTGGCGCCGCAGCGGATTATCTGGGGGCCAAGAAGCGCTTTCTGGCAGTGTTTGCCCTGTTCGGTATCTTCTTCACTTCGTTGTTGGTGTTGGTCAGCAAGGGGGACTGGCTGCTCGCCTCGGTGCTGTACATTTTGGGCGAGATTGGCTTCAGCGGGTCCATCGTCTTTTACGATTCCTTATTGCCCCATATCGCCCGGCCGGAGGATATTGACTATGTTTCAAGCAAGGGCTATGCCATGGGCTACCTGGGCGGAGGCATTTTGTTGGCGGTCAATATCGTCATGATTTTGTTCTGGGACAAACTGGGATTGCCTAGCCAGGAGATGGCTTCCCGCCTTTCCTTCCTTAGCGTGGGCATCTGGTGGGCGGTGTTTTCCATCCCCATTTTGCGCATCGTACCAGAACCGCCAGTGCGGGGAGTGAGCGGGACACGCGTGAACCCGTTCCGCGCCGCCTTCCAACGCCTGGGGCACACCTTTCGCGACATCCGTCGCTATAAAGAGTTGACCAAGTTTATCATTGCCTTCTGGCTGTACAACGATGGCATTGGCACGATCATCAAGATGGCCACGATTTATGGCACGGAGATTGGCATAGGGCAGGCGAGTTTGATCGGCGCGCTTTTGCTGACGCAGTTCGTGGGCATCCCCTTCTCGCTGCTGTTTGGCAAGCTGCCCAAGTTCATCGGCACCAAGCGCTCCATCTACCTGGCGCTTGGCGTGTACACGCTGATCTCCATTGCGGGCTATTTCATGACCAGTGCCTGGCAATTTTGGGTGCTGGCGGGCATGGTGGGATTGGTGCAGGGGGGCAGTCAGGCACTCAGCCGCTCGCTTTTCGGGGTGATGGTGCCCAAAGCCAAGAGCGCCGAGTTCTACGGCTTTTACGACGTGAGCAGCAAATTCGCAGGGATTGCCGGACCGGCGTTGTTTGCCCTGGTGGGACAGCTCACCGGCACCAGTCGCCTGAGCATCATCTCGCTCATCATCTTCTTTGTGGTAGGCGGGCTGTTGCTGACCCTGGTGGATGAGAAAGAGGGCATCCGCGTGGCGCAGGAAGCGGATGCGATGGCATTGACATAA